From the Meleagris gallopavo isolate NT-WF06-2002-E0010 breed Aviagen turkey brand Nicholas breeding stock chromosome 17, Turkey_5.1, whole genome shotgun sequence genome, one window contains:
- the LOC100550830 gene encoding twist-related protein 2-like gives MKEESMCPESPEGSLVTSEEEGERLHKKCLRKRGQAGKALEDSRAASPQGKRCKRSPVPQSFEDVHTQRVIANVRERQRTQSLNDAFAELRKIIPTLPSDKLSKIQTLKLAARYIDFLYQVLQSDELDHKITSCNYLAHERLSYAFSVWRMEGAWSMSASH, from the coding sequence ATGAAGGAGGAAAGCATGTGCCCGGAGTCTCCCGAAGGCAGCCTGGTCACCAGCGAGGAGGAAGGTGAGCGACTTCACAAGAAATGCCTCCGCAAACGAGGCCAAGCAGGCAAAGCCTTGGAGGACAGCAGAGCCGCCTCTCCGCAGGGCAAACGCTGCAAGCGCAGCCCGGTGCCGCAGTCCTTCGAGGATGTGCACACACAGAGGGTGATCGCCAACGTGCGGGAGAGGCAGCGGACCCAATCGCTCAACGACGCCTTCGCGGAGCTGCGGAAAATCATCCCCACGCTGCCCTCCGACAAGCTGAGCAAGATCCAGACCCTGAAGCTGGCGGCGCGCTACATTGACTTCTTGTACCAGGTGCTGCAGAGCGATGAGCTGGACCACAAGATCACCAGCTGCAATTACCTGGCCCACGAGAGGCTGAGCTACGCCTTCTCTGTCTGGAGGATGGAAGGGGCTTGGTCCATGTCTGCGTCCCACTGA